In Williamwhitmania taraxaci, one DNA window encodes the following:
- a CDS encoding putative type IX sorting system protein PorV2, whose translation MRPTILLFYVLLLLGVQGALAQTTPKYSNEFLQVGVGARALSMGGSVVTSELGPFSTFWNPASLTLQGQKYGVGAMHAEYFAGIASFDAIGFTYRQDSLSGFSLGFVRLGVDDILNTTQLIDKEGNLDYSRISLFSTSDNAFFVGYGRIIPQLGLSIGGNAKIIYRHVGQFASAYGFGIDLGARKGLGKWLVAATLRDVTTTFSYWTFNSKKLEIQVGDSTFNYAPSQSVELTLPRLIAGVSRRIAVVGKVSAMAELNLEMTFDGRRHTLISSKAASIDPKLGLEVGYDGLVFLRMGVNNIQEETDFGGKKSYSFQPNLGLGVKWRGWSLDYALTNIGSVGIGQYSNIFSVGYSFDRLNLNNIF comes from the coding sequence ATGAGGCCTACGATACTTTTGTTTTATGTTCTGTTGTTGCTTGGAGTTCAGGGCGCTCTGGCCCAAACTACCCCGAAGTATAGCAACGAATTTTTACAAGTAGGCGTTGGTGCCCGCGCATTAAGCATGGGCGGATCGGTGGTGACTTCGGAGTTGGGTCCCTTTAGCACTTTTTGGAATCCTGCCTCACTCACTTTGCAAGGCCAAAAATATGGGGTAGGTGCTATGCATGCCGAATATTTTGCTGGAATAGCCAGTTTCGATGCAATAGGATTCACCTACCGTCAGGATTCCCTTTCGGGCTTTAGCCTTGGTTTTGTTCGGCTTGGTGTCGACGATATTTTAAATACAACGCAGCTTATCGATAAAGAGGGCAACCTCGACTACTCTCGTATCTCCCTTTTCTCAACCTCCGACAATGCTTTCTTTGTTGGCTATGGACGTATTATTCCTCAGCTGGGCCTTAGTATTGGCGGAAATGCAAAAATCATTTACCGGCACGTAGGCCAATTTGCCTCGGCCTATGGCTTCGGAATCGACTTGGGTGCTCGTAAGGGTTTGGGCAAATGGTTGGTGGCAGCAACCCTGCGCGATGTAACCACTACCTTCTCATACTGGACCTTCAATTCGAAAAAGCTCGAAATTCAGGTGGGTGATTCTACCTTTAATTATGCTCCTTCGCAAAGTGTTGAACTTACGCTACCTCGTTTAATTGCTGGCGTTTCGCGCAGGATAGCCGTTGTCGGAAAAGTAAGTGCCATGGCCGAGTTGAATCTCGAGATGACTTTTGATGGTCGGCGGCATACCCTAATTTCCTCAAAAGCAGCCAGCATCGATCCGAAGTTAGGGTTGGAAGTGGGTTACGATGGGCTGGTGTTTTTGCGGATGGGCGTGAATAATATCCAAGAGGAGACGGACTTTGGCGGCAAGAAAAGTTATAGCTTTCAACCAAATTTAGGCTTAGGTGTGAAATGGCGCGGTTGGTCATTGGATTACGCGCTTACCAATATTGGCAGCGTTGGCATTGGTCAATACTCCAACATCTTTTCGGTGGGGTATAGTTTCGATCGCTTGAATTTGAATAACATATTTTAG
- a CDS encoding BT0820 family HAD-type phosphatase: MRIAVDFDGTIVENAYPSIGKEQLFAFETLKMLQRRGFILILWTYRAGRQLEEAVEYCRKNGVEFYAVNRNYPEEIYDETISRKIDAEIYIDDKNIGGFPGWTNIWAMLFPEEANVDAKAELRALRMRKKSFWNLFRK; this comes from the coding sequence ATTCGAATTGCAGTCGATTTTGATGGAACCATTGTGGAGAATGCATACCCGTCCATTGGCAAGGAACAGCTTTTTGCCTTCGAAACGCTAAAGATGCTTCAGAGGCGTGGGTTTATTCTAATTCTGTGGACATACAGGGCCGGTCGTCAGCTCGAGGAGGCAGTCGAGTACTGCCGCAAAAACGGAGTTGAGTTCTATGCGGTAAACCGTAATTACCCAGAGGAAATTTACGATGAAACCATTTCTCGAAAAATTGATGCCGAAATTTATATCGATGATAAAAATATTGGTGGATTTCCTGGGTGGACAAATATTTGGGCTATGCTTTTTCCTGAAGAGGCAAATGTGGATGCCAAGGCAGAGTTAAGGGCTTTGCGCATGCGGAAGAAGAGTTTTTGGAATTTATTTAGGAAATAG
- a CDS encoding glutaminyl-peptide cyclotransferase: protein MKVRFLQFVTVAFVASIISCAHNGEATKSTGNTATDTTPEEILFSLKNAPTGVVRSGDQVAFEMVPASAANSIDSAVLLLDGQRVAAFIGNSLTWNSLGCKMGTRSLRVVAYSGKKTSSETATVKVLPKDAPKQMTCKVTKVYPHDIGAYTQGLVFHEGGFLEGTGQMGESNLRRVELNTGKVLQQYNIPSDIFGEGITVLGDKIFQITWRSNVCFVYDTKTFSLLTKFSYPTEGWGITTVDKQLVMSDGSNLLYYMDPEYFTEKSRLEVFDNEGPVHYLNELEYIDGFIWANVYMTDRIVKIDPKTGAVVADVMCRNLLKSSDKKGNTDVLNGIAYDAKTGRIFITGKYWPKLFEVEMK, encoded by the coding sequence ATGAAAGTAAGGTTTTTACAATTTGTCACGGTTGCTTTTGTTGCAAGCATTATTAGCTGTGCCCATAATGGTGAGGCAACCAAATCTACCGGAAACACTGCCACTGATACTACTCCAGAGGAGATTCTCTTTAGCTTGAAAAATGCCCCAACCGGTGTTGTGAGAAGTGGTGATCAGGTTGCCTTTGAAATGGTTCCAGCCTCGGCCGCAAATTCTATCGATTCGGCTGTTTTGCTCCTCGATGGACAGCGTGTGGCTGCTTTCATAGGTAATAGCTTAACGTGGAATAGCCTTGGTTGTAAAATGGGAACGCGTTCGCTGCGCGTTGTGGCATATTCGGGTAAAAAAACTTCGAGTGAGACTGCCACCGTTAAGGTCCTTCCCAAGGATGCACCAAAGCAAATGACCTGCAAGGTAACTAAGGTTTATCCTCACGATATTGGTGCCTATACGCAAGGATTGGTGTTTCATGAAGGTGGCTTTCTTGAAGGCACTGGCCAGATGGGCGAATCAAACCTACGTAGGGTTGAGTTGAACACCGGAAAAGTTCTTCAACAATACAACATTCCTTCCGATATTTTTGGCGAAGGAATAACGGTTCTTGGCGATAAAATCTTCCAAATTACGTGGCGTTCCAACGTATGCTTTGTATACGATACCAAGACGTTTAGCCTACTCACCAAGTTTAGCTATCCTACCGAGGGGTGGGGAATTACCACCGTTGATAAGCAGCTGGTGATGAGCGATGGCTCAAACCTGCTTTACTATATGGATCCGGAATACTTTACCGAGAAGAGCCGCTTGGAGGTTTTTGACAACGAAGGACCTGTTCACTACCTCAACGAGCTGGAGTATATCGATGGGTTTATTTGGGCCAACGTCTACATGACCGATCGCATTGTAAAGATTGACCCAAAGACTGGTGCCGTGGTGGCCGATGTGATGTGCCGCAACCTGCTAAAATCGTCAGATAAAAAGGGGAATACCGATGTGCTCAACGGAATTGCCTACGATGCCAAAACCGGCAGAATATTTATCACCGGGAAATACTGGCCGAAGCTGTTTGAGGTGGAAATGAAATAA